The nucleotide window GTAGGCCGTCGAGAAGATCTGCCCGACCGTGGTGAAATCACTGCCCGCCAAGACGTGTGGGTAGTCGGAGATGTCGCGGTCGACGGGGTCGCTCGTGATCGCCCGACGCGGCGTCTGCTCGCCCGGCGCCACGTACGTGTGATCGTAGTGGGCCATCAGGAGATCGCGGGCGGCGCCGAGGTTCGGCGCCCAGTACTGCGCCTGCCCGTTGGGTCCCATCACGCGGTCGTAGCCGCCGATGCCGAAGTTGTCCTCGGCCGACACACCGCCGGAGAAGTCGAGCGACTGCTTGCCGGTGAGCACCATCGCCGATTCCGGTGTCATCACCAGAACACCCTTGGTGTGCATGAGCATCGTCGCCTCGGCGTTCCAGTACGGCTGTCCGCCGACGTTGATGCCGGCCACGACGATGTTGATCTCGCCACCCGACTGGGTGAACTCGACGATCCGCTTCAGCGCGCGGGCGATCCAGTCCATGTTCTCCGTACCGGAATCCATGGAGATCCGCGCGCCCGAGGACAGTGCGTACCACTCGAGCGGGACCTGCATCTGTTCGGCGAGGTCGAGCGCGGCGACCAGCCGACTGCACTCCGGTTCCGCAAGCGCGCCCAGCGATTTCGTCGGGTCGCCGAGCAGGACCACGCGGGTCACGCCCCGCGGGTACTTCTCGGTGGGCGTGGTGACCACACCGGCGACGATCGCGGCCGAGTTGCGGCCCTTGGGACGGTCGACCTGCACGAGACGCTGCTCGGCGTCGAGGTCGTACTCGGTGAAATCGCCGAGGATCGCGGCCAGTTCGTACGGGTAGACGGTGTTGCGCTTCGCCGCGCGCAGGACCTTCTGGCGGTACTCGTCGACCGGTTCGATCGGCTCGTCGGTCGGGTCGAGGACCCGGACGTCGAATCCACCGGTGGGGTTGACGGAGAAGTGGACCGAGACCTTGCTGAGCTCGCCGGTGTCGCGGTCACGGCGACGCGCGATGAGCTGGACCTCTTCGAGGCCGACTCCCTGTGTCGTGCCGCGGATGTGATCGGCGATCAGGTCGAGGATGTCGGCGTCGACGTCGATCGGCGGCCACACGTACATGATGATCCGGTTGGCGCTCGACAGGTTGGTCGAACCGCGCTGCGCACGCCGGATCGAGTCGACGCACGACGCGAGCGCGGCTTCGGCGGTCGGCAGCGTGAGCAACCGGCCGTCCTGCTCGCGCAACGCGGTCAGGTCGCGGACCTGGGCGAAGGCGACGAGCCGGCGGTCCGACGGGTTCTCCCTTGCGACACAACGGAAGAGGTAGACCTCCTCGTCGTCCGACGACGGCAACCTGGTGAGGTCGAACTTGCGCAGGCGTTCCATCTGCATGCGCTGCGCGATGTAGGGGTGCAGACCACGGATCAGGCGCTCCTCGGCCATACCGGTCGCCGACGGCCGGAACGTGACGTGGTGATGCATTCGCGCGTCGGCGCTGCCGGCGACCGTGATGGTGACCCGATGCACCTGCGGCGGAAGCGAACTGGTGGCGACGATGTCGTGCAGCGTCCCGGCGAGGACATCGAAGTCGTCGGGTTGCTGCTCCCACGCGAGATAGATGTCGGCATCGACGGCGGCGGTGTCGCGGGCGAGTTCGCCGAGTCCACCGATGGTCGCGGGCAGGGCGTCGAAGCCCACCGCGGCCGACGCGACGTTCCCGGCGTCGCGCTCGGCGACGACGAAGGTCGCGCCACCGGCCTGGCGGATCCGGATGTCGGCGAGACCCCGGTTGCCGTAGTAACGCCGGGTCAGCACCTCGAGCATGACCGTGTTGTCGGCGTGCCGTTCGATGCGCTGGCCGAGCAGCCGGACGAGCGGCTCGGTGCTGCGCACCATGTCGTCGATACGGCTCGTGCGGTCGGCGGCATCGGGGTTCTCGTCGAGGTACTTCAGCTGCTTGCGCACGTTGCTGTAGACGCGTGCGCGGTCGCGCAGCAGGAGCGGCTGGCCGTACCAGGCGTAGATGACACCGCGCGCGAGGTCGGCGACCGCCGGGAAGCGAACCTGGGTGGCGGCGACGAGGCGGTCGAGGGCGGTGCCCACCGCCTCGCGCAGTTCGTCGCGGGGCGTCGGCTCGTCGAGCCACTCGAGCAGCAGCGCGCTGATCATCGAGGCCGAGTCGTTGGGGTTCTGCAGCGCGAGGAAGATGCGGAACACCCCGGCTTCGAGTTCGGGGGTGCGGTCGAGATCGGTGACGCCGTAGTGACCGAGCGCGCGGCCCAGCTGGTCGTGGAACGCCGCCGGGAGTCCGTCCCGCTCCACGTCGAGGCTCTGCAGGTAGGTGTGGAAGTTCTCGCGTGCGCTGTGTACGTGCTCGACGCCGACCTCCTGACTCGATGGCCGGTTCTGGCTCAGTTCGGCGAGGTCGGCGAACACGGTGACCAGTTCGAGCTCGTCGGCCAGCGGACGGCGGCCGCTGTCGATCGCCGCCCGTCGCACGGAGAGATATTCGTCGAGCAGGCGCGTCCGGTCGTTGGGGTCGACGTCGAAACCGAGGAGCTGACTACGGAGGTCCTCCTGGCTGCGCGTGGTGCGTTCGGTGGGATCGAGCTGGGGATCCTCCGGCAACTCGAGGTCGATGCTGGTACCCACCTCTTCGACGACCTCGTCCTCGTCGTCGGCGAGCGGCTCGAGCCGCATCAGGGTGGCCCCGGTCTCGACCTGGGTGCCGACCGACACCGCACATTCCTTGACCCGCGAGCGCACCGGTGCGCGCAGCACCGTTTCCATCTTCATGCTCTCCAGGACCAGGATCGGGGCGCCGGCCTCGACCTCGTCACCGGCCTGCAGTGGCGTGGCGACGACCAGTGCGGGCGCGGGCGACCGCACCACGCCGCCCTCGTCACGGCTGACGCGATGGGTGACGCCGTCGACGTCGACGAGGTGGACGGGCCCGTGGGTGTCGGTGACCAGGCGGTAGCGGACCCGGTTCACGATGAGCTGCGCGGCGTGGTCGTCGAAGCGCTCGAGGTCGACATCGACGGTGCGGGTCTCCCCCGGCGCCTCGACGGTGACACGGAACCGGTGTGCCCCGATGGCGGCGACCCGGACGCGGTAGGCGACGCCGCGGAGCTTCAGGTCCAGGGGTCGACCGCTCTCGTGCTGAACCTGCGGACGACCACCCGAGGCGGTCGACATCAGGCGCTGCCGCTCGACGAGTTCTTCCTCCTCGTAGGCGTCGATCGCCGCGGCGACCAGCGCGATCGCGGAGTGCCGGTTGGCGACCAGTCCACCGTCGGCGCGCACGCGGTCGATCCAGCCGGTGTCCGCGCTGCCGTCGATCACCTCGGGCTGGTCGAGCAGTTCGAGCACGAAACTCTTGTTGGTCGCGCCGCCGGCGATGATCACGCGGGTCTCGCGGATGGCCCGACGCAGTCGGCCGAGCGCCTCGTCGCGGTCGCGGCCGTAGGCGATGATCTTGGCGATCATCGAGTCGAAGTCTGCGGGGATGGTGTCACCCTCGCTGACGCCGGTGTCGACGCGGATGCCCGGTCCGGCGGGCAGCTCGAGCAGGTCGATGCGGCCCGGGGCGGGGGCGAAGTCGCGGTCGGGATCCTCGGCGTTGAGGCGGGCCTCGATGGCGTGGCCGCGCTCGCTCGGCGGCTCGCCTTCGAGGCGCCCACCGGACGCCACGTGCAGCTGCGCACGCACCAGGTCGAAGCCGGTGGTCGCCTCGGTGATCGGGTGCTCCACCTGCAGACGGGTGTTGACCTCGAGGAACGCCAGCAGGTTCTCGCCCGGGTGGTAGAGGAACTCGACGGTGGCCGCGCCGCGGTAACCGACGGCGATGGCGAGCCGCTCCGCCGAGGCCTTGAGCTCGGCGACCCGGTCGGCGGGCAGAACCGGCGACGCCGATTCCTCGATGATCTTCTGGTTGCGTCGCTGGACCGAGCAGTCACGCACGCCCAGCGCCCAGGCGGTGCCCTGACCGTCGGCGATGACCTGGACCTCGACGTGCCGCGCGCCGGTCACGAGCCGTTCCAGGAACACCACACCGCTGCCGAAGGCGCGCTCGGCCTCCTCGCGGGTGCGGGTGTAGGCGTCGCGCAGGTCGGCGTCGTTGGTGACCTTGCGGATGCCGCGGCCACCGCCGCCGGCGGTCGCCTTCAGCATCAACGGGTAACCGATCTGGCCGGCCGCGGCCACCGCCTCGTCCAGGGTGTCCACCCCGCCGCGGCTCCACGCCGCCACGGGCACGCCGACCTCCTCGGCGATCAGCTTCGCGCCGATCTTGTCGCCGAGTTTGCGCATCGCCTCGGCCGACGGCCCGACGAAGGTGACGCCGATCCGATCGCACAGTTCGGCGAACAGCGGGTCCTCGGCCACGAATCCCCAGCCGACCCACGCCGCGTCGGCACCGGTCTCCAACAGCGCGTGCTCCAGCACCTTCATGTTCAGGTACGGGCGCGACGCGGCGGGTCCCAGGTCGTAGGCGACGTCCGCCTCGCGCACGAACGTGGCGTTGCGATCCACGTCGGTGTGCAGTGCGATGACCTCGATGGGCTGCCGGGTCTCCTCCGACAGGCCCCGAACGGCGTGGATGAGCCGCATCGCGGCCTCACCTCGGTTCACGATGGCGATACGAGAAAACAACACCGACTCCATTCACATCGTCGTCGTGCGGTTGAAGGTCCGCAGGTACGGTACAGCGCGGCGACCCAGCTCAGTGGAGATCCGGGACGCGCGAGGTGGTCAGACGGTGTGATTCTTACGAGTCAAATCGCTACGCGCGAGTACGGCGCGTCGGAGGGTGATCGAAACCGCGGATTCGGACCCCGGCGGCGGGGTCGCCACGCCACATCGGTCAGGCGCTCGGCCGGTCCCACATCAGAATCCGTGGTCGTGCGATCTGACGTACTTCGTCGCGCTGGTTGACGGTGTGCTGTGTCAGGCTCACCCACGCACGTGCCGGTTGCGACGTGGACCTTTTGATCGAATCGATCGTGGCGGTCACACGCAGGACATCGCCGGGACGAGTGGCGCTGGGCCAGGTGAGCTCGGCTCCGCCCCCCACGATGCCGGTCGCCACCGGAAGGCCACTGGTCACGACCAACGACATGGTGATCGCAGCGACATGCCAGCCGCTGGCCGCGAGCCCATCGAAGAACGTTCCCGAAGCGCCGTCGGGATCGGTGTGGAAGACCTGTGGGTCATAGCGCCGTGCGAACTCGAGAATCTCCGCGGTGTCGACGGTATGGGTGTCGGTGACGAAGGTGGCGCCTTCGGCGATGTCATCGAGCCAGAGCCCGTCCGGAGCGATCGGCCGTGGGCTGTTCATGAGCTGTTCCTATCCGTGCAGTCGGTGTGGTCAACGATCATGCTCTTGCAGCGGCGGAAGCCGTGGCCCTGGCGTCCGGTCGCGCGTGGTCGAGCAGCATCTCTACGGTGGTGCGGGCGTACGCCCACGGTTCGACGTCGTCGAGTGATGTCGACAGCGCCGCCGCGCCCTCGTAGAGCAGCGCGATCTGGTGGCCCAGCAGGGACGGATCGGATGCTCCGTAGTCCCGGCACAGGTCGACGATCGCGGTGGCGAAGGCCCGTTTCTGCGTGTGGACGAACTCGGTGACCTCGGGCATCGCCGAGGCTGCTTCCACGGCCGCGTTGTGGAACGGGCATCCGCGCAGCCGGCCGTCGCCGGGTTCCGGAATCGTGAACAGTCGCATCAAACGTTCGCGCGGCCCGTCGGCCTGCCCTCCCCGAGGGTCGACAACCATTTCACGCAGGTATGCCAGGTACTGCTCCACCAAGGTCACTTTGCTCGGAAAGTACTTGTACAGCGTCCTTTTCGACACTCCCGCCTCAGACGCGATCAGCTCGACACCCGTGGCGTTGATGCCCTCTACGTAGAAGAGCCCAGCCGCCGCCGAGAGGATCCGGTCTCTGGGACTCGGGCGGCCCGACCCACGCGGTGGTTGGGCGCTCTTCTCTGTCGTCGTCATTCCGCCAGCCGATCTGTCGGTCCGTTCTGTGTTCCCCCGCCAAGATACACCGATCGGTTTACAAACGTGGCGATCCCACCTATCGTGGCGGTACACCGATCAGTTTCCATCCCTGGCGCAGCCACTCCGTCGGCGCTTCGCGCTAACCAAACAAGGAAGGGGTCACCACCTCATGCCTTCTCTCCACGACTCAGTCGTGCTCGTCACCGGCGCCAACGGCGGCATCGGACAAGAACTCGTCACCCAGGCGCTCGAGCGTGGCGCGGCAAAGGTGTACGCCGCGGCGCGTTCTCCGCGCCGATGGGACGACGAGCGCATCGTGCCGTTGCGTCTGGACGTCACCGACGGTGAGTCCATCGCTGCCGCAGTCGCGGCCGCACCGGATGTCTCGGTGCTCGTCAACAACGCGGGCGCGGCGCCCCCGTCGGCCGGCCTCGTCGACCTGCCCGAAGCCGACCTCCGCGCCAACATGGAGACCAACTTCTTCGGGCCGGTCCTGGTGGCGCAAGCGTTCGCCCCGGCCCTGATCGCCGCCCGTGACGCGGTGCTCATCGACATCCACTCCGTGCTCAGCTGGGTCGCCCTCGGTGGCGCCTACAGCACGTCGAAGGCAGCGCTGTGGTCGGCGACCAACGCGCTGCGTCTCGAGCTCACGCCGAAAGGCGTGCATGTGGTCGGCGTGCACATGGGGTACGTGGACACCGCCATGGCCACCCACGCACCGGGCCCGAAGCTGGCACCGGCCGAGCTGGTCGCCGACATCTACGACACCGTTGCCGCCGACGGATTCGAGGTGATCGGCGACGACCTCACCGCAACCGTCAAAGCCGGGCTCAGCGGATCGATCGAGGACATGTATCCGGGCCTGCGCACGAGCAACGCCGGAGCACCGTCGTGACCACGACGTGGACAGACACCCGCACCAAGAGCGTCGGTGCCGACGGGGTCGCCTCGGCCCACCACGTCATCGCCTTCGACAACCGCGGCGTCGGCGGCACCGGCTCGAAAGTCCCCACTGACATCGACCAGATGGCCGCCGATGCGATCGCGTTCATCCGGGCGCTGGGCCTGACGAAGGTCGATCTGTTCGGCTTCTCACTCGGCGGTGCAGTGGCCCAGGTGGTCACGCTGCGAGCCCCTGAACTCATCCGACGAATCGTGCTGACCGGTACCGGGCCGCGCGGCGGCGGGGGCATCGACAAGATGGCCGGCATCGTCGGCGGCGCCTACCTCAAAGCGGCGCTGACCCGGCAAGACGCACGGAACTTCTTGTTCTTCCCCCGCACACCAGAGGGCAAGCAGGCGGCCGCCGACTACTTCGACCGCCTGGCCGAACGTCGCGTCGATCGCGACCGGAAGATCTCGCTGCAGGCACGTCTGGCACAGTTGCGGGCCATCGTGGCCGGCGGCAGAGCCGCACCCGACGACCTGTCGGTGATCACCCAACCCGCCCTGGTCGCCAACGGTGACAACGACGTCATGGTCGCCAGTGAGCACTCGGTCGAACTGGCCGACCGCATCCCCGACGCCCGGGTCATCATCTACCCCCGTTCCGGCCACGGCGGCATCTTCCAATACCACCGAGAGTTCGTTCCCGAGGTGCTCGAATTCCTCGGCGCACCGTGAACCGCAAACCCCGAACCGACCGATCGACAACCGTGAAGAGGATCCGATGAAGGCATTCGTCATCGACAAGTACAAGGGACCCGTCCACGAAACCGAAGTCCCGATGCCTGAGGTCGGGCCTCGCGACGTGTTGGTCGAAGTCGTTGCCGCCAGCGTCAACCCGCTCGACAAGCTGGTTCGCAACGGCGAGTTCGCACCACTGCTGAAGTACCGGTTCCCGCTGATCCTGGGCCACGACGTCGCCGGCGTGGTGACCGAAGTCGGCAGCGAAGTCACCGATTTCGAAGTCGGTGACGAGATCTACTCCCGGCCGCGCGATCTGCGCATCGGCACCTTCGCCGACCACATCGCCATCGACCACGCCGACGTCGCCCGCAAACCGGCGAACCTGACCTTTGAGGAGGCCGCCGCGGTCCCGCTGGTGGCTCTGGCCGCCTGGCAGATGCTGGTCGAGCGCGCGAGCATCGGCGCCGGATCGAAGGTCCTCGTCCACGCCGGCGCCGGCGGACTCGGTTCGACGGTCATCCAGCTCGCCAAGTACCTCGGCGCGCACGTCGCCACCACGGCCGGGACGAACTCGGCGGAGCTCGTCTCGACGCTGGGCGCCGACGTCGTCGTCGACTACCGTCAGGCCGATTTCACCGACGTCCTCTCCGGCTACGACCTGGCCATCGACGCCGTCGGCGGCGACAACCTCATGAAGACGCTGACCGTACTGAAGCCCGGTGGACTGGCTCTCGGGGTCACCGGTCCACCTGATGCGGGTTTCGCCAAGCAGCTCGGCGCTCCCCTACCGTTCGAGTTCGTACTGTCGCTGCTCAGCGAAAAGTACGCAAACAGGCTAAGAAGCACGGCGTCGATTACTCGTTCTTCTTCATGCGAGCCGACGGACCGCAGCTGCGCAACCTGGCCGGACTCTACGAAAAGGGACATCTACGGCCGGTGATCGACACCACCTTCCCCTTCGCCCAGACCGTCGACGCGATCTCCCACGTCGACGCCGGGAAAGTACGCGCCGGCAAGGTCGTCATCACCCACAACTGACCTCGAGCGGGCGAGCAGGCGCTCATACCTCGTGTGGCGCCTGCGCGTACTCCTCGTCGGTGACCGGCTGCAGCCACTGCGCGACCTCGTGGTCGTCGTCGCCCTCGTTGATCGCGAGGTGGACCATCAGGCGCGTCGGGGCGGCGCCGTGCCAATGCTCCTCGTCTGCTTCGAAGAGCACGCGGTCACCGGGTCGGATGACCTCGATGGGCCCGCCGCGCCGCTGGCACAGGCCGACGCCCTCGGTGACGAAGACCGTCTGGCTCAGGGGGTGCCGGTGCCAGTGCGTCCGCGCACCCGGCATGAAGTGGACGAGGCTCGCCGACACCCGCGAGGGCGGTGGCGACGCGGCCGCCGCGTCGATGTAGACATCGCCGGTGAACCAGTCGCCGGGTCCCTTGACGGTGTCGATGGAACTGC belongs to Gordonia sp. KTR9 and includes:
- a CDS encoding ATP-binding protein, with amino-acid sequence MESVLFSRIAIVNRGEAAMRLIHAVRGLSEETRQPIEVIALHTDVDRNATFVREADVAYDLGPAASRPYLNMKVLEHALLETGADAAWVGWGFVAEDPLFAELCDRIGVTFVGPSAEAMRKLGDKIGAKLIAEEVGVPVAAWSRGGVDTLDEAVAAAGQIGYPLMLKATAGGGGRGIRKVTNDADLRDAYTRTREEAERAFGSGVVFLERLVTGARHVEVQVIADGQGTAWALGVRDCSVQRRNQKIIEESASPVLPADRVAELKASAERLAIAVGYRGAATVEFLYHPGENLLAFLEVNTRLQVEHPITEATTGFDLVRAQLHVASGGRLEGEPPSERGHAIEARLNAEDPDRDFAPAPGRIDLLELPAGPGIRVDTGVSEGDTIPADFDSMIAKIIAYGRDRDEALGRLRRAIRETRVIIAGGATNKSFVLELLDQPEVIDGSADTGWIDRVRADGGLVANRHSAIALVAAAIDAYEEEELVERQRLMSTASGGRPQVQHESGRPLDLKLRGVAYRVRVAAIGAHRFRVTVEAPGETRTVDVDLERFDDHAAQLIVNRVRYRLVTDTHGPVHLVDVDGVTHRVSRDEGGVVRSPAPALVVATPLQAGDEVEAGAPILVLESMKMETVLRAPVRSRVKECAVSVGTQVETGATLMRLEPLADDEDEVVEEVGTSIDLELPEDPQLDPTERTTRSQEDLRSQLLGFDVDPNDRTRLLDEYLSVRRAAIDSGRRPLADELELVTVFADLAELSQNRPSSQEVGVEHVHSARENFHTYLQSLDVERDGLPAAFHDQLGRALGHYGVTDLDRTPELEAGVFRIFLALQNPNDSASMISALLLEWLDEPTPRDELREAVGTALDRLVAATQVRFPAVADLARGVIYAWYGQPLLLRDRARVYSNVRKQLKYLDENPDAADRTSRIDDMVRSTEPLVRLLGQRIERHADNTVMLEVLTRRYYGNRGLADIRIRQAGGATFVVAERDAGNVASAAVGFDALPATIGGLGELARDTAAVDADIYLAWEQQPDDFDVLAGTLHDIVATSSLPPQVHRVTITVAGSADARMHHHVTFRPSATGMAEERLIRGLHPYIAQRMQMERLRKFDLTRLPSSDDEEVYLFRCVARENPSDRRLVAFAQVRDLTALREQDGRLLTLPTAEAALASCVDSIRRAQRGSTNLSSANRIIMYVWPPIDVDADILDLIADHIRGTTQGVGLEEVQLIARRRDRDTGELSKVSVHFSVNPTGGFDVRVLDPTDEPIEPVDEYRQKVLRAAKRNTVYPYELAAILGDFTEYDLDAEQRLVQVDRPKGRNSAAIVAGVVTTPTEKYPRGVTRVVLLGDPTKSLGALAEPECSRLVAALDLAEQMQVPLEWYALSSGARISMDSGTENMDWIARALKRIVEFTQSGGEINIVVAGINVGGQPYWNAEATMLMHTKGVLVMTPESAMVLTGKQSLDFSGGVSAEDNFGIGGYDRVMGPNGQAQYWAPNLGAARDLLMAHYDHTYVAPGEQTPRRAITSDPVDRDISDYPHVLAGSDFTTVGQIFSTAYNPDRKKPFDIRTVIRAVADQDHPVLERWAGMADAETAVVCDLHMGGIPVCLLGIESREVQRRGYTPTDGPDTYTAGTLFPQSSKKAARAINVASGNRPLVVLANLSGFDGSPESLRKLQLEYGAEIGRAIVNFEGPIVFCVISRYHGGAFVVFSKALNPNMTVLAIDGSFASVLGGAPAAAVVFAGDVAKRVGADARVRELEAETAQATGPERSRLNAELADLRQSVRAEKISEIAAEFDSVHSIRRAVEVGSVDAVIQAEELRPQIIGAIEKSPAWGKQDSEVVSS
- a CDS encoding MaoC/PaaZ C-terminal domain-containing protein; protein product: MNSPRPIAPDGLWLDDIAEGATFVTDTHTVDTAEILEFARRYDPQVFHTDPDGASGTFFDGLAASGWHVAAITMSLVVTSGLPVATGIVGGGAELTWPSATRPGDVLRVTATIDSIKRSTSQPARAWVSLTQHTVNQRDEVRQIARPRILMWDRPSA
- a CDS encoding TetR/AcrR family transcriptional regulator; its protein translation is MTTTEKSAQPPRGSGRPSPRDRILSAAAGLFYVEGINATGVELIASEAGVSKRTLYKYFPSKVTLVEQYLAYLREMVVDPRGGQADGPRERLMRLFTIPEPGDGRLRGCPFHNAAVEAASAMPEVTEFVHTQKRAFATAIVDLCRDYGASDPSLLGHQIALLYEGAAALSTSLDDVEPWAYARTTVEMLLDHARPDARATASAAARA
- a CDS encoding SDR family oxidoreductase, whose translation is MPSLHDSVVLVTGANGGIGQELVTQALERGAAKVYAAARSPRRWDDERIVPLRLDVTDGESIAAAVAAAPDVSVLVNNAGAAPPSAGLVDLPEADLRANMETNFFGPVLVAQAFAPALIAARDAVLIDIHSVLSWVALGGAYSTSKAALWSATNALRLELTPKGVHVVGVHMGYVDTAMATHAPGPKLAPAELVADIYDTVAADGFEVIGDDLTATVKAGLSGSIEDMYPGLRTSNAGAPS
- a CDS encoding alpha/beta fold hydrolase, whose translation is MTTTWTDTRTKSVGADGVASAHHVIAFDNRGVGGTGSKVPTDIDQMAADAIAFIRALGLTKVDLFGFSLGGAVAQVVTLRAPELIRRIVLTGTGPRGGGGIDKMAGIVGGAYLKAALTRQDARNFLFFPRTPEGKQAAADYFDRLAERRVDRDRKISLQARLAQLRAIVAGGRAAPDDLSVITQPALVANGDNDVMVASEHSVELADRIPDARVIIYPRSGHGGIFQYHREFVPEVLEFLGAP
- a CDS encoding NADP-dependent oxidoreductase, which encodes MKAFVIDKYKGPVHETEVPMPEVGPRDVLVEVVAASVNPLDKLVRNGEFAPLLKYRFPLILGHDVAGVVTEVGSEVTDFEVGDEIYSRPRDLRIGTFADHIAIDHADVARKPANLTFEEAAAVPLVALAAWQMLVERASIGAGSKVLVHAGAGGLGSTVIQLAKYLGAHVATTAGTNSAELVSTLGADVVVDYRQADFTDVLSGYDLAIDAVGGDNLMKTLTVLKPGGLALGVTGPPDAGFAKQLGAPLPFEFVLSLLSEKYANRLRSTASITRSSSCEPTDRSCATWPDSTKRDIYGR
- a CDS encoding (R)-mandelonitrile lyase; this encodes MKITRSSIDTVKGPGDWFTGDVYIDAAAASPPPSRVSASLVHFMPGARTHWHRHPLSQTVFVTEGVGLCQRRGGPIEVIRPGDRVLFEADEEHWHGAAPTRLMVHLAINEGDDDHEVAQWLQPVTDEEYAQAPHEV